One segment of Solanum stenotomum isolate F172 chromosome 1, ASM1918654v1, whole genome shotgun sequence DNA contains the following:
- the LOC125859287 gene encoding receptor-like protein EIX2 yields MCNNLTRHVIDLSISIDCLHHITPLLDYHNFSSLKSLDLSENCNLNSSVPKWVFNLPNLVSLDLSYCNFIGPLPDNSVNLTSLTTFKASGNPFNCHLPKWLFDLNNLEHLELYGSGIEGAIQSKSGNVTKLKHLDLNSTIPNWLYQCKDLETLFLASNRLEGTVSTLISNLSSIISIDLSDNMLSGKLPNVIGKLGKLERLYLTGNLFERDISDFLSVGLGSTSSLTDLRLDDNKLTGALPESVGHLSMLEGFSIYNNRLEGVVTESHFSKLTHLQYFYASRNNLTLKVSRNWIPPFQVTDIEIGGWNIGPLFPMWLRTQKRIMNVDISDGGIQGEVPTWFWNLSSQIRFLNLSHNQFVGEVPIISTPSWTDEHEGPWTIYLGSNNFSGPLPLISTIVSELDLSNNSFSKGLSNFLCEAKNGSYKLEILNLGGNDLSEEIPDCWMNWPELTVLILRDNNLIGSLPRSMEVLSNLRSLDLRRNRLNGLFPSSLGNCTKLHKIDLAENEFIGKIPSWLGMRFPTLIVLILRSNKFDGELPQELCDLKDLQILDLANNTFVGIIPRCIGNLSAMVKEKKELEYDEDLNYSYYIGVLIESAMVTTKGNMYQYDTILALFTSMDMSSNNLSGDIPISVTRLAGLRSFNLSKNNLIGRIPNDIGDMKVLESVDLSENQLYGQIPQSFSSLTTLNYLNLSDNNLSGMIPSSTQLQSFDPTSFQGNKLCGLPLLVNCSSDGDIPNHKHEDDESDKDEVDWFYISMAIGFALSFWGVCGSLLFKRSWRHAYFRFLDRSWEMLLAKLPVC; encoded by the coding sequence TCTTCATCATATAACACCTCTACTTGATTATCACAATTTTTCTTCACTCAAGTCTCTCGATCTTTCTGAGAATTGCAACTTAAATTCTTCTGTTCCGAAATGGGTTTTCAACCTCCCAAATCTCGTTTCTCTTGACCTGAGTTATTGTAATTTTATTGGCCCGTTACCTGACAATTCAGTTAACTTGACTTCTCTCACAACCTTCAAGGCTTCTGGAAACCCTTTCAATTGTCATTTACCTAAATGGTTGTTTGATTTGAATAATCTTGAACATCTTGAGCTCTATGGTAGTGGCATTGAAGGTGCGATACAGAGTAAGAGCGGAAACGTAACAAAACTTAAACATCTCGACCTTAACTCCACTATACCAAATTGGCTCTATCAATGTAAAGATCTAGAAACACTTTTCCTTGCATCAAATCGTCTTGAGGGAACAGTTTCAACTCTGATTTCAAATTTGAGCTCAATTATTAGTATTGACCTTTCTGATAATATGCTTTCTGGAAAGTTACCGAATGTAATTGGAAAGTTAGGGAAATTAGAACGACTTTATCTCACAGGAAATCTATTTGAGAGAGATATATCTGATTTCCTTTCAGTGGGATTGGGAAGTACTTCTTCTTTAACTGATTTGAGACTAGACGATAATAAACTCACAGGAGCTCTTCCGGAAAGTGTTGGCCATCTTTCAATGCTAGAAGGCTTTTCCATCTATAACAATAGGTTGGAAGGTGTTGTAACAGAAAGTCATTTCTCTAAATTAACACATTTACAATACTTTTATGCATCTAGAAATAATCTGACTTTAAAAGTGAGTCGGAATTGGATTCCACCTTTTCAAGTCACAGATATTGAAATAGGTGGCTGGAATATAGGCCCTTTGTTTCCCATGTGGCTCCGAACTCAAAAGCGGATAATGAATGTCGACATATCAGATGGTGGAATACAAGGTGAGGTTCCAACTTGGTTTTGGAACTTGTCTTCTCAAATTCGATTTCTCAATCTTTCTCATAACCAATTTGTTGGTGAGGTTCCAATCATCTCGACACCTTCGTGGACGGATGAACATGAAGGTCCTTGGACAATATACTTGGGTTCCAACAATTTTAGTGGGCCATTACCTTTGATTTCAACCATTGTAAGTGAGCTAGATCTCTCAAACAATTCTTTTTCCAAAGGTTTATCTAACTTTTTGTGTGAAGCAAAGAATGGATCTTACAAATTGGAGATCTTAAATCTCGGGGGAAATGATTTATCAGAAGAAATTCCTGATTGTTGGATGAATTGGCCAGAGTTGACGGTTTTAATCTTGAGGGACAATAATTTGATTGGAAGCTTACCAAGATCTATGGAGGTTTTGAGTAATTTGCGATCATTAGACTTACGAAGAAATAGACTTAACGGTCTGTTTCCTTCATCCTTAGGAAACTGCACAAAACTGCACAAAATAGATTTAGCTGAGAATGAGTTTATTGGAAAGATACCATCTTGGTTAGGAATGAGGTTTCCAACCTTGATAGTCCTTATCCTTAGGTCCAATAAATTCGATGGTGAATTGCCTCAAGAACTTTGTGACCTCAAAGATCTTCAGATCTTAGACCTTGCAAACAATACATTTGTTGGAATCATACCAAGGTGCATTGGCAATTTGAGTGCGATGgtcaaagaaaaaaaggaattggAATATGATGAAGACttaaattattcttattatatCGGAGTTTTGATAGAGAGTGCAATGGTGACGACTAAAGGCAACATGTACCAGTATGACACCATTTTGGCGTTGTTTACAAGTATGGATATGTCTAGCAATAATCTTTCTGGAGATATTCCTATAAGTGTAACACGTCTTGCAGGATTAAGAtcatttaatctttcaaaaaataatctGATTGGTAGGATTCCAAATGACATTGGTGATATGAAAGTCTTGGAATCTGTTGATCTTTCAGAAAATCAACTTTATGGTCAAATCCCACAAAGTTTTTCGAGTTTGACCACTTTGAATTACTTGAATCTATCTGATAACAATTTGTCAGGTATGATACCATCGAgcactcaacttcaaagctttGATCCCACAAGTTTTCAAGGAAACAAGCTCTGCGGACTTCCACTCTTGGTGAACTGCAGTTCGGATGGTGATATTCCAAATCACAAGCATGAAGATGATGAGAGTGACAAAGATGAAGTGGATTGGTTTTACATTTCAATGGCAATAGGATTTGCACTGAGCTTTTGGGGTGTTTGTGGTTCATTGCTTTTCAAGAGATCATGGAGACATGCTTATTTTCGTTTTCTAGACCGTAGCTGGGAAATGTTGCTTGCAAAGTTACCAGTATGTTGA
- the LOC125859297 gene encoding peroxidase 57-like, with product MWKITYRKRASMGSSQLSNKKQIRSLMVEIFLIFLLVGCDASILLDGLTSEKKAVPNSSVRGYELIDAIKEALEAECQGLVSCADIISMATRDAVVLAGGKWYDVETGRRDGDVSLTSNVNLPAATISVSDSIKLFASKNLTQYDMVYLLG from the exons ATGTGGAAAATCACATATCGCAAGAGAGCTTCAATGGGGTCTAGTCAACTTTCAAATAAGAAACAGATTCGAAGTCTGATGGTAGAGATTTTCTTGATCTTCCTCTTGGTG GGTTGTGATGCATCAATTCTATTGGATGGACTCACCAGTGAGAAAAAAGCAGTCCCAAATTCAAGTGTTAGGGGATATGAACTCATTGATGCTATTAAAGAAGCTTTAGAAGCAGAATGTCAAGGCCTAGTTTCTTGTGCTGACATTATTTCTATGGCAACTAGAGATGCTGTTGTCTTG GCTGGAGGAAAATGGTATGATGTAGAAACAGGACGAAGGGATGGAGATGTTTCCTTAACTTCAAATGTTAATCTTCCTGCTGCTACAATTTCAGTTTCTGATTCCATAAAACTCTTTGCAAGCAAAAATCTTACTCAATATGACATGGTTTATCTTCTAG GGTGA
- the LOC125859306 gene encoding receptor-like protein EIX2, with product MLTGKLPNVIGILGKLEFLSLSKNQFEGQVSELFKGRSNFFSRGLGNTSSLMELRLDGNKLTGTLPKSLGQLSMLEYFSISNNRLEGVVTESHFSKLTQLQLFSASRNNLTLKVNRNWIPPFQVTNIAIGGWNIGPLFPMWLRTQEMIMNVDISDGGIQGSNNFSGSLPRISTSITELDLSKNLFSKGLSNFLCEAKNVSYNLEILNLGRNNLSEEIPNCWMNWSKLKVLILRENSLIGGIPRSMEVLNSLLSLDLQRNRLNGPFPSSLKNCTKLHKIDLAENEFVGGLPSWLGMRFSTLIVFILRSNKFNGELPQELCQLKDLQILDLANNTFVGIIPRCIGNFSAMVKGKKEVGDDDELNYSYFFGVLRESAMVTNKGNRYQYDTILALFTSMDMSSNNLSGDIPISLTRLAGLRSFNFSKNNLTGRIPNDIGDMKVLESVDLSENQLYGQIPQSFSSLSTLSYLNLSDNNLSGMIPWSTQLQSFDPTSFQGNKLCGLPLLVNCSLDGNIPNHKHEDDESDKDEVDWFYISMAIGFALSFWGVCGSLLFKRSWRHAYFRFLDRSWEMLLAKLPSVWVGLEDDKSPPSKGLCSKIGVPKHCRKIGLYIVDCRALERINVVPKIVIQDKEQHIVEATTAEEKQPNPKELDTNVEMAEKEDNSCNTAGQNSQKGRKHQ from the exons ATGCTTACTGGAAAGTTACCAAATGTAATTGGAATTTTAGGGAAATTAGaatttctttctctttcaaaaaatcaatttgagGGACAAGTATCTGAATTATTCAAAGGTAGGAGTAATTTCTTTTCAAGGGGATTGGGAAATACTTCTTCTTTGATGGAATTGAGACTAGATGGTAATAAACTCACTGGAACTCTTCCAAAAAGTCTTGGCCAACTCTCAATGCTAGAATACTTTTCCATCTCTAACAATAGGTTGGAAGGTGTTGTAACAGAAAGTCATTTCTCTAAATTAACACAATTACAACTCTTCTCTGCATCTAGAAATAATCTGACTTTAAAAGTGAATCGGAATTGGATTCCACCGTTTCAAGTCACAAACATTGCAATAGGCGGGTGGAATATAGGCCCTTTGTTTCCAATGTGGCTCCGAACTCAGGAGATGATAATGAATGTTGACATATCAGATGGTGGAATACAAG GTTCCAACAATTTTAGTGGATCACTACCACGTATTTCAACGAGTATAACTGAGTTAGATCTCTCGAAGAATTTGTTTTCAAAAGGTTTATCCAACTTCTTGTGTGAAGCAAAGAATGTATCTTACAATTTGGAGATCTTAAACCTCGGCAGAAATAATTTATCAGAAGAAATTCCTAATTGTTGGATGAATTGGTCAAAGTTGAAAGTTTTAATCTTGAGGGAGAATAGTTTGATTGGAGGCATACCAAGATCCATGGAGGTTTTGAATAGTTTGCTATCCTTGGACTTACAAAGAAATAGACTTAACGGTCCGTTTCCTTCATCCTTGAAAAATTGTACGAAACTGCATAAAATAGATTTAGCCGAGAATGAGTTTGTTGGGGGACTACCATCTTGGTTGGGAATGAGGTTTTCAACCTTGATAGTATTTATCCTTCGGTCCAATAAATTCAATGGTGAATTGCCTCAAGAACTTTGTCAACTCAAAGATCTTCAGATTTTAGACCTTGCAAACAATACATTTGTTGGAATCATACCAAGGTGTATTGGCAATTTCAGTGCAATGGTCAAAGGAAAAaaggaagtgggagatgatgaTGAGTTAAATTATTCCTATTTTTTTGGAGTTTTGAGAGAGAGTGCCATGGTGACGAATAAAGGCAACAGGTACCAGTATGACACCATTTTGGCGTTGTTTACAAGTATGGACATGTCTAGCAATAATCTTTCTGGGGATATTCCTATAAGTTTAACACGTCTTGCAGGATTAAgatcatttaatttttctaaaaataaccTAACTGGTAGGATTCCAAATGACATTGGTGACATGAAAGTCTTGGAATCTGTTGATCTTTCAGAAAATCAACTTTACGGTCAAATCCCACAAAGTTTTTCGAGTTTGTCTACATTGAGCTACTTGAATCTATCTGATAACAATTTATCAGGTATGATACCATGGAGCACTCAACTTCAAAGTTTTGATCCCACGAGTTTTCAAGGAAACAAACTCTGCGGACTTCCACTCTTGGTGAACTGCAGTTTGGATGGTAATATTCCAAATCACAAGCATGAAGATGATGAGAGTGACAAAGATGAAGTGGATTGGTTTTACATTTCAATGGCTATAGGATTTGCACTGAGCTTTTGGGGTGTTTGTGGTTCATTGCTTTTCAAGAGATCATGGAGACATGCTTATTTTCGTTTTCTAGACCGTAGCTGGGAAATGTTGCTTGCAAAGTTACCA AGTGTATGGGTTGGATTGGAAGATGATAAATCACCTCCCTCGAAAGGGCTATGTTCAAAAATTGGAGTACCAAAACACTGCAGGAAAATAGGGCTTTACATAGTTGATTGCAGGGCACTTGAGAGAATCAATGTTGTCCCTAAAATTGTGATACAAGACAAGGAGCAACACATTGTTGAGGCTACTACGGCAGAAGAGAAACAACCAAATCCAAAGGAATTGGATACCAATGTGGAAATGGCTGAAAAAGAAGACAATTCTTGTAATACGGCGGGGCAAAACTCACAAAAGGGTAGAAAACACCAATGA